The Naumovozyma castellii chromosome 2, complete genome sequence AGAGTTCTCTTCATTCTCGTAAGGtaatatttggaaatttacCATCTTGGAAActaatttgaatttttcaaactcTTTCACATTATCGATTTTGACACTTTCCCAAATATTAGTTTTTTCAGCACCTTCCACTTCTATGGCATTAaacattttaaaatttaaCTGAAACCCCTTATAAATACCACCCATTACTTTTGAATACAATACTTGTATGAAACCACATATATTTTCCTCCAAATTGGTAAAATATAGGGTCTCAGTCTCCACTCTAGTAACCACGGATACGGAAGGATCCATGGAGGTGAAAAAGGATCGAGACTTCTTTGTTTGATGATTGGTGGTGGCACAGTATATTTCCAAACCCGTGTAATCATTAATCACACTGAAGTTATCATTTTGTTGTCCCATTGGAATGTTTGGATCCACTGGTTTCACTGGaagaaattttgttttctcACCTTTAGCAGTTGGCATTTTGTATCTTAAGAATATTGTATGGGGGAAGTTATCCTTCTGTCTGCAAACTGAGAGAAAGAGAGGAAGATTGAAGGAGAAACACGCACGCTGTGAGATGTTAAATATATCTCGAGTTCCACTAGTATTATCATCACCTCATGTGCGGTGCTGCGCGCCTATTTTCTTTGTCTCGCAGAATAACAAAATTCATATTTAATACGTACCTACATTGTCAACTGATCTTGTACTAAACGACATGAAATCCAAAAAACTCCGAGgttatatttaaaaatcCTAGTTATATATGTGTATATCTATCAATTTAACGCTTTAAGCTTGTGGATTCTTCACCCAATCGTCCGAAATTGGTAAGTATTTGAAACTCTCGCTACAACCCAGAGGCCCACTAGCATCAAAGACATATCTGCACTTGGTAGCTTCGTAAACATTATGTAACTTAAATTTCTCACcacatttaataaaaagTTGTGCCGATCTTTGAGGTCCATTCCAACATCTATGGCCTTCACCATATTCAAGAACTACACCATTATTGATGTTCGCCAAGTTCCCAAATAAATACTTCCTATCGCCTGTTTCACTTTCAGTTTCACTGATTAAATGAGAAACCAAATCTTCTTTGGGGAATAGCATCTTTAAATGCTCCACGTATTTTTGTAGGTTATCCTCTTTATTCAAACTAATTCGTTGCAAACTACCAATCTTTACAATATTCCCATCATTCTTGGTCTCTATTTGGTATATGCTGCCAGGAGTTTTAGGGTTAGCTGTAATCTCATATAAGTAATTATCTAATTCTTCCTGAATAATCTTCGTGTCTCCCATTTCCTCCAGTAAGTTAGAAATCCTAGccattaataattgatGTTTCTTGTCTTcaacatcattattttttgaagcCATCGATTCCTCTAAAGAGTTCAGCTCATTATTCTTTACAGTAAGCTTGTTTTCTAATTTTGCAACCTCATTTTCATGTGTGCTTACTTGACGTTTTATAGTGGATAATTTTGACGATTCGAATTTCATTTGTTGATCATCTTCTAGCTGCAATTTATCGTCATCTGCGTCAGAACTGAGAAGTGTTTGGGCAGATTTCTTGACCAACGTTCTCAATTTTTCTAgctcatttgaaaaattcttcGGTATTTCCAGTTTCTTAAGGTCTAAAAGGTCATCATATTTACCAAGATAATTCTGATACGACTCCACAGCAGCCTTCACACCACTATCTTGAAAATTAACATTATAATTTGAGGAAATGTCATCCATAATGGCACGGAATTGTTTGACAAAATTAAGTAACGTTTCAgtatattgaattttaCCCCTAATTAAATTATCCACAAAACCTGCTTTATTTACAACATATTTTGCATCATGTTCTGCTTCTCTTTCCCAAAATAGAGCTGGCAACTCTTGTTGGAAATATTCCGTTAACTGTAGACTCAAATCTCTATCGGTGGCTGCATCAGCATTCACCTTATGCATTTCGTTTTGactaataatttcataatatttttccaCATTATCATTCACAACACGATCATTTAACGAATCAGAATATGAGTTAGAAAGGTCATCTATAATCTTAAGAAGATCAACGTAAGCTTGACTAATTCTAGCAACCTCATAAAATGAGGAATTCAACGATCCTACTATCTCTTTGTTATCTATCTCATTGTAGGCATATAAAATAGGATCATCttcctttaattttcttaagAAATTTCCTTTCTCCTCTTTCAGTACCGCCTTGTTGTCTTTTAATGTTTGTGAGatagtttcaatttccgattttaatttcttcacgAGTAATTTGTTCTCCTTGATAGTTTCCTGTCCATTCTTTTGACTACCATCAGCTAAGGGGATGTTATACTTAGATAAAAGTTTGAGAAGTTTCTTTTGACCTAATTTGTAATTAGCAAGCTCATCCTTGACAACATTTTCTAGTTCTGTCTTCAATTTTGAGCAAGTATTTCCTTTTACATCGACTGCATTGTTATCTACTTTTGAAAGCAAGGCCTCATCAGAACAATCACAACAATCGCAAATGCCGTCATTTACAGAACTCCTAGGGATAAATTTAGGGATGAAGCCATCATTTTCACAATAgaataaatcatcattattattcgtACATGCAGAAGTACCCGGCTCGTCCGAACCATCAGGACAGTCACATACCCCATCATTTATCTGTGACCACTCAACTAGGATTTCTGGATTTCCTAGACActtccatttttttataCCATCCACCGtaacaatattatcatGGTATTCCTTCAATTTATTCGGAGACAGACCTACTAATTCAGAAGCGGTTGTGCATCCTGCTATTAGTACAACTATAGATCCAAACAACCAACGCATCTCTTCTATAAGTTTAATACACGTTGCtttcttttatttcaacttatttatataatagAAACTTTTAAAATGTTGCTATCTTTATTCACACTACCAAAATGTGGGTTACCCTGCCTGCCGTACGTTTCCCTTTTCGGCAAAACGGTAACATCTAAAACCCCGTTATATCAATCAACTAATCGTCAATCATTCAATGACTTCACAAGAATATACTCATCACAGTGCAAAAAgcaaataaattgaattataCTCGAGCATATCATGTCTTCGACTGCTGCACTAACAAACCTACCACTGAATATAATATTCCGAATACTTCTAGATTTAAACATCGATGACCTACAAAATATAGGGAGAACTTGTACACTACTTCGAACACTTGCCAACGAAAGCATAATGTATAGAAACACCATGTTTTACCATGCCCTAAGTGAAAATGATAGTAATAGTGCTTCCGTCTCTCGGACGTGGACAAAGAGACTTGTTTTTGATGTATTCGACATTTTGAATGGTAACAGGAAAATGTTGAATTTTCTCAATAGAGGAGAGGAACCTATATCTGTGGTAGAAATGATGAGCTTTATtcagaagaaatttaaactGGGAGAGAACGAAATTTTACAGAAGACGATAACTTACGAAAAACTGGAGAGtgaaaattcaaaaagtAATAGTAACATTGCCAGAGAGACTTTAagatatattaaaattttaaatgGAATTAACCATATAATTAATGCTCAAGGTAAGAATTTAAACAGAGATATAGGGAAGAGTAATGATGATGTTATTTCTATGGTCCCTGAAAATGCAATATCTGATATTGATAGTGCAACTCCATCACCTATCACGTTTAATCATTCTAGATCGTCTACTTCATCCACCCTCTTTTCTGATACCGAATGGAACTCACCTGCCGAGGATCATCCAAAAATTACCATACCCAAGGATGAGGTTATGGAAGGATTGATGCAAAAGGTAAGAGAAACTAAATCAAGTAAAAATAACAAACCATCAATAGACGAAAAACTTCGACTTGAAAAGGAGGATA is a genomic window containing:
- the GTB1 gene encoding Gtb1p (ancestral locus Anc_8.431) encodes the protein MRWLFGSIVVLIAGCTTASELVGLSPNKLKEYHDNIVTVDGIKKWKCLGNPEILVEWSQINDGVCDCPDGSDEPGTSACTNNNDDLFYCENDGFIPKFIPRSSVNDGICDCCDCSDEALLSKVDNNAVDVKGNTCSKLKTELENVVKDELANYKLGQKKLLKLLSKYNIPLADGSQKNGQETIKENKLLVKKLKSEIETISQTLKDNKAVLKEEKGNFLRKLKEDDPILYAYNEIDNKEIVGSLNSSFYEVARISQAYVDLLKIIDDLSNSYSDSLNDRVVNDNVEKYYEIISQNEMHKVNADAATDRDLSLQLTEYFQQELPALFWEREAEHDAKYVVNKAGFVDNLIRGKIQYTETLLNFVKQFRAIMDDISSNYNVNFQDSGVKAAVESYQNYLGKYDDLLDLKKLEIPKNFSNELEKLRTLVKKSAQTLLSSDADDDKLQLEDDQQMKFESSKLSTIKRQVSTHENEVAKLENKLTVKNNELNSLEESMASKNNDVEDKKHQLLMARISNLLEEMGDTKIIQEELDNYLYEITANPKTPGSIYQIETKNDGNIVKIGSLQRISLNKEDNLQKYVEHLKMLFPKEDLVSHLISETESETGDRKYLFGNLANINNGVVLEYGEGHRCWNGPQRSAQLFIKCGEKFKLHNVYEATKCRYVFDASGPLGCSESFKYLPISDDWVKNPQA
- the MFB1 gene encoding Mfb1p (ancestral locus Anc_8.430); this encodes MSSTAALTNLPLNIIFRILLDLNIDDLQNIGRTCTLLRTLANESIMYRNTMFYHALSENDSNSASVSRTWTKRLVFDVFDILNGNRKMLNFLNRGEEPISVVEMMSFIQKKFKLGENEILQKTITYEKLESENSKSNSNIARETLRYIKILNGINHIINAQGKNLNRDIGKSNDDVISMVPENAISDIDSATPSPITFNHSRSSTSSTLFSDTEWNSPAEDHPKITIPKDEVMEGLMQKVRETKSSKNNKPSIDEKLRLEKEDTNTPIEDDSIIKLRNSKKVKDKAALFEKFLTIQEKEEKNNQTKSYGSLVSKDVNTHRPMRDISRSYLQNLEKNGSTPIERPVNFRTRNMSFQRNFTKYRDLIEKENNNNCNNNNRVISEILPAHNFAEETEQNLDLRKRSSRNRLKVVAANNNKISYEKISTGK